A single region of the Schizosaccharomyces osmophilus chromosome 3, complete sequence genome encodes:
- the kap104 gene encoding karyopherin/importin beta family nuclear import signal receptor Kap104 translates to MGDNPWVLQEQVLLELSEVIKNSLSEDSQTRIAALSLLEKTKDIADVNNYLACILINGAELSVPIRSAAGLLLKNNLRVSNIELAHGLQSLNYTKSTVVRGLCDSQPLIRGISGNVITTLISRWGVSTWPEVLPQLMDMLSGTTPSTTQEGAFSALTKICEDSARELDRDFDGTRPLDFMIPRFVELARNENPKIRTDALFCLNQFLLIQSQSLYAHIDNFLETCYSLATDTSPNVRKNVCQALVYLLDVRPDKIAPSLGSIVEYMLYSTQDMDQTVALEACEFWLAISEQPDLCSSLGPYLDKIIPMLLRGMVYSDMDLLLLGNDVDDYNVEDRLEDIRPQHAKGKSRVTMDTEGPAGRQGGANDELDEFDEEDEDDDEFDDEDEDADAFMDWNLRKCSAAALDALSASWNQKLLEVILPHLKESLMSSDWKVQEAGVLALGAIAEGCMDGMIQYLPELYPYLLSLLDSNKPLVRTITCWTLGRYSSWATCLDSEVDRQKYFIPLIEKLLRMVVDNNKKVQEAGCSAFAILEEQAGPALVPFLAPILTNFAFAFQKYQRKNLLILYDAVQTLADYVGPVLNEKSYVELLMPPLLQKWSTISDDDPNIFPLLECLSSVAVALKEGFAPFAAETYARTFRMLHNTLYMIDASQSDPSIDVPDRDFLVTTLDLISGIIQALGSQIAPLIAQADPPMGQIIGVCAKDEVAEVRQSAYALLGDMCMFCFDQVRPYCDALLLDMLPHMQMPLLHVSASNNAIWSAGEMALQMGKDMQPWVKPLLERLICIIQSGKANSTVLENVAITIGRLGMFNPELVAPHLELFYQPWFEIIKTIGENEEKDSAFRGFCNILACNPQSLSYLLPLFVACVAEYEKPSMELQDMFQKILQGSIEMFNGKAAWQASPDMMAQIQLRYGV, encoded by the exons ATGGGGGACAATCCTTGGGTTCTTCAGGAACAAGTCCTGTTGGAACTTTCAGAAGTGATAAAAAATTCACTTTCTGAAGATTCACAAACTCGAATAGCTGCTTTAAGT TTACTTGAAAAAACGAAGGATATTGCTGATGTAAATAATTATCTCGCCTGTATTTTAATTAATGGTGCCGAACTGAGCGTGCCAATTCGTTCTGCTGCTGGTTTactattaaaaaataacttGCGTGTTTCAAACATTGAACTTGCACACGGATTGCAAAGTCTTAATTATACAAAATCGACAGTTGTACGCGGTTTATGTGATTCTCAACCTTTGATTCGCGGTATATCTGGCAATGTTATAACTACGCTGATTAGTAGATGGGGGGTTAGTACATGGCCCGAAGTTCTCCCACAATTGATGGACATGCTTTCTGGTACAACACCCAGTACCACTCAAGAAGGTGCTTTCAGTGCACTTACGAAAATTTGCGAAGATTCAGCTCGAGAATTAGATAGAGACTTTGATGGAACACGTCCTCTCGACTTTATGATTCCTCGTTTTGTTGAATTGGCTCGTAatgaaaatccaaaaattcGTACTGATGCTTTGTTTTGCCTCAATCAGTTCCTTTTAATTCAAAGTCAGTCTTTGTATGCCCACATTGATAACTTCCTCGAAACCTGTTACAGCTTGGCCACCGATACTTCTCCGAATGTTCGTAAAAACGTTTGTCAAGCTCTTGTCTACTTGCTTGATGTTCGTCCTGACAAGATCGCCCCCTCCTTGGGTAGTATCGTGGAATATATGCTTTACTCGACTCAAGATATGGACCAGACTGTTGCTCTGGAGGCCTGCGAATTTTGGTTGGCTATTTCTGAACAACCTGATCTTTGCTCTTCTTTGGGTCCCTATCTTGATAAGATTATCCCAATGCTTCTTCGTGGTATGGTTTACTCTGATATGGACCTTTTACTCCTTGGAAATGATGTCGATGATTACAATGTCGAAGATCGACTTGAAGATATTCGTCCTCAACATGCTAAGGGTAAGTCTCGTGTAACCATGGATACGGAGGGTCCTGCTGGCCGTCAAGGAGGTGCGAATGATGAACTTGATGAATTTgatgaggaagatgaagacgACGACGAGTTTGATGACGAGGATGAAGACGCCGATGCCTTCATGGATTGGAATTTGAGGAAATGCTCAGCTGCAGCCCTTGATGCTTTATCTGCTTCTTGGAACCAAAAGTTGCTTGAGGTTATTCTCCCTCATTTGAAGGAAAGTTTGATGAGCTCTGACTGGAAAGTTCAAGAGGCTGGTGTATTGGCCCTGGGTGCTATTGCAGAAGGTTGCATGGATGGAATGATTCAATATTTGCCGGAGCTTTATCCTTACTTGCTTTCGCTTTTGGATAGTAATAAGCCTCTGGTCCGTACGATTACGTGTTGGACGCTTGGCCGTTATTCAAGCTGGGCAACTTGCTTGGATTCTGAGGTAGATCGTCAAAAGTATTTCATTCCCCTTATAGAAAAGTTACTTAGAATGGTGGTTGATAACAACAAAAAGGTACAAGAAGCTGGTTGCTCTGCTTTTGCCATCCTGGAAGAGCAAGCCGGGCCTGCTTTGGTGCCTTTCCTGGCTCCTATTTTAACcaactttgcttttgccttccaaaaataccaaaggaaaaacttACTTATTTTATATGATGCTGTCCAAACACTTGCGGATTACGTTGGTCCAGTACTTAATGAAAAGAGTTATGTTGAACTTTTGATGCCACCATTGCTTCAAAAATGGTCCACTATTAGTGATGATGACCCAAATATTTTCCCATTACTAGAATGCCTTTCATCGGTTGCCGTGGCTCTTAAAGAGGGATTTGCTCCTTTTGCAGCAGAAACATATGCTCGCACTTTCCGGATGCTCCATAATACGCTGTATATGATTGACGCTTCCCAAAGTGATCCTTCGATTGACGTTCCCGATCGGGATTTCTTGGTCACTACTTTGGATTTAATCAGTGGTATTATTCAAGCACTCGGAAGTCAAATTGCACCCTTAATAGCACAAGCCGACCCCCCAATGGGACAAATTATTGGTGTTTGTGCTAAAGACGAAGTTGCGGAAGTCCGTCAATCGGCATATGCTTTGCTAGGTGATATGTgtatgttttgttttgatcaAGTTCGTCCTTATTGTGACGCACTGTTACTAGACATGCTACCACACATGCAAATGCCTTTGTTGCACGTTAGTGCTTCTAACAATGCTATCTGGTCTGCAGGAGAAATGGCGTTACAAATGGGTAAGGATATGCAACCATGGGTAAAACCCTTATTGGAGCGCCTTATTTGTATTATACAGTCCGGAAAAGCGAACAGTACAGTACTGGAGAATGTTGCCATAACCATAGGCAGATTAGGCATGTTTAATCCCGAATTAGTTGCTCCTCATTTAGAGCTCTTTTACCAACCATGGTTTGAAATTATCAAGACCATTggtgaaaatgaagaaaaagattctGCCTTCAGAGGATTCTGCAATATCTTGGCATGCAACCCTCAGTCCTTATCATATCTTCTTCCCTTGTTTGTTGCATGTGTTGCTGAATATGAAAAGCCTTCGATGGAATTGCAAGATATGTTCCAAAAGATTTTGCAGGGATCCATTGAAATGTTTAATGGAAAAGCAGCATGGCAAGCTTCACCGGATATGATGGCACAAATTCAATTACGTTACGGGGTATAG
- the sut1 gene encoding plasma membrane sucrose/maltose:proton symporter Sut1, whose amino-acid sequence MSSELYPERSHLLRRNDDTNNMDIENPTKDPIPHRSVWYLIALTVSLLGVQLTWSVELGYGSPYLFSLGLRKEYTSIIWIAGPLTGIIIQPISGILSDRFQSKFGRRRPFMLVASLLGMFSLFLMGWAPDLSELFFQGTVAKRVTIGLATLSIYLLDIAVNVVMASTRSLIVDSVSSEQQHDANSWAGRMIGIGNVFGYLLGFLPLYRIFAFLHITQLQAFCTMASIFLLLTVSITSLIVTERSFPASEKDQSVVSEILEFFGTMRQNISSLPDSLRKICYVQFFAYFGWFPFLFYITTYVGTLFLRHAPKGHEEDWDMATRQGSFALLLFAIVSLASNTALPLLLESGREDDDDDEEEYATEEGSRDYERYLRPAIYIPQASVEPSERSSLRSEPTEVPSPAPSAPVSQLQRTIPSNRSIISTFSSKVQIKGLTLPLLWLFSHILFGICMLSTFFLGTSWEAQVMVAICGLSWACSLWIPYSLFSSEVAKLGLRESSGKMIGVHNVFISAPQVLSTIIATIVFVQSEGSHRDKSDNSVAWVLRIGGLAAFVAAFLCSKLLSIDF is encoded by the exons ATGTCTAGCGAGCTTTATCCAGAGCGGTCTCATCTGTTAAGAAGAAATGATGATACAAATAACATGGACATAGAAAATCCAACCAAGGATCCTATTCCTCACAGATCGGTGTGGTATTTAATTGCGTTAACGGTG TCTCTTTTAGGTGTTCAATTGACCT GGTCTGTTGAACTTGGTTATG GATCTCCATATCTATTTTCCCTCGGCCTTCGTAAAGAATACACGTCCATCATTTGGATCGCTGGTCCATTGACAGGGATTATTATTCAACCAATTTCTGGAATACTTTCGGATCGCTTTCAGTCGAAATTTGGAAGGAGAAGGCCTTTTATGCTGGTTGCTAGCTTGCTAGGTATGTTTAGTTTATTCTTGATGGGATGGGCCCCAGATTTGAGTGAGCTATTCTTTCAGGGTACGGTTGCGAAGCGTGTAACCATTGGATTGGCAACCTTGAGTATTTATCTTTTAGATATCGCTGTGAATGTTG TCATGGCTAGTACTCGATCCCTAATTGTCGATTCTGTCAGTTCAGAACAACAACATGATGCAAATTCTTGGGCTGGAAGAATGATTGGTATCGGTAATGTTTTCGGATACTTACTAGGATTCCTTCCTTTGTACCGaatttttgctttcctcCATATTACCCAGCTCCAAGCCTTCTGCACGATGGCCtcgatttttcttttactgaCGGTTAGCATTACATCTTTAATTGTTACCGAGAGATCATTTCCTGCTTCTGAGAAGGATCAGTCAGTTGTTTctgaaattttggaatttttcGGGACCATGAGACAAAATATTTCAAGCCTTCCTGATTCTCTACGAAAAATATGCTATGTACAATTCTTTGCTTATTTTGGAtggtttccatttttattctACATAACAACTTACGTTGgaactttgtttttgaggCACGCACCTAAAGGCCATGAAGAGGACTGGGATATGGCAACTCGTCAAGGATCGTTTGCAttacttttgtttgcaattgtttctttggCCTCAAATACTGCTTTGCCTCTTCTACTTGAGAGCGGGAGAGAGGATGATGACGATGATGAGGAGGAGTATGCAACGGAAGAAGGCTCAAGAGACTACGAGAGATATTTACGGCCTGCAATTTATATACCGCAGGCTTCAGTTGAGCCTAGTGAAAGATCTTCTTTAAGATCTGAGCCCACGGAGGTTCCCTCGCCTGCTCCTTCAGCTCCTGTATCTCAATTGCAAAGAACTATTCCTTCTAACCGTTCTATTATTAGCactttttcatcaaaagtaCAAATTAAAGGCCTTACATTACCATTATTATGGCTTTTTTCTCACATATTGTTTGGCATCTGCATGCTCAGTACTTTTTTCCTGGGCACATCATGGGAAGCACAAGTGATGGTAGCAATTTGTGGTTTGTCTTGGGCTTGCAGCCTTTGGATTCCATattcacttttttcatctGAAGTTGCAAAGCTGGGTTTGCGTGAAAGCAGTGGGAAAATGATTGGCGTACATAATGTGTTTATTTCAGCTCCTCAAGTTTTGAGTACGATTATTGCtacaattgtttttgttcaatcAGAGGGAAGCCACCGTGACAAAAGCGATAACAGTGTCGCTTGGGTATTAAGAATTGGAGGATTGGCAGCGTTTGTAGCTGCTTTTCTGTGTAGTAAACTTTTGTCTATTGACTTTTAA
- a CDS encoding transmembrane transporter yields the protein MELRLEEEIIEKFNKQPEDHEKSAEKQDHESIRPTIEVTEESDSIDRKPPAISAALILLNNFVLSISFSIVIPTSDTYVKALGGSEVLSGLIIGLPMITALVTLYPMLLLSNPKSANGFTFYKRPYLCSCVTAILGHILYSLAFKAKSIALLLVSRIILGVACVMYLYHKKFMSDRILVGAKYRTFMSTLNIIMQTAGIAIGPFLGGLMAKASSHSHNTIWNQYTSGNWLLAIFWFVLLLVSSIFYYDADYTIPPVPPRSKTPHSNPETETTHRRPDLASILKISVSGFIAFSCFFTMEAYQASIPIYTNYLYKYSPFQSGNFLALACLIDIPFLLFFSFLSRWVEDRKLTLIGILITLISVSVHLIVSRLHKEYLQLYFTLFSLIFFGTSIAFSPLVSLLTKQLHPDHHLLASVVIQISIAIADTVGPVFGGAIRVISSLGFLATLLALNALTAFFMLCIWKTAKVKIG from the coding sequence ATGGAACTAAGActggaagaagaaattattgaGAAATTCAACAAACAACCTGAGGACCATGAAAAATCGgcagaaaaacaagatcACGAATCCATTCGACCAACAATTGAAGTTACTGAGGAATCCGATTCAATTGATAGGAAACCCCCCGCCATAAGTGCTGCCCTCATTCTATTGAATAATTTTGTCCTCTCGATTTCCTTTTCGATTGTCATTCCTACTTCTGACACTTATGTCAAAGCCCTAGGAGGAAGCGAAGTTTTGTCTGGTCTCATTATCGGTCTTCCTATGATCACGGCCCTCGTCACTTTATATCCCATGCTTTTACTGTCGAATCCTAAATCTGCCAATGGGTTTACCTTTTACAAACGTCCCTATCTTTGCTCGTGTGTCACAGCAATTTTAGGACACATCCTTTATTCACTTGCCTTCAAAGCTAAAAGCATCGCTCTCCTCCTAGTAAGCCGAATCATACTAGGTGTAGCATGTGTCATGTATCTGTACCATAAAAAGTTCATGTCCGACAGAATATTGGTCGGCGCAAAATACAGAACTTTTATGAGCACTCTCAACATCATTATGCAAACCGCTGGAATTGCCATTGGTCCTTTCCTTGGTGGTTTAATGGCCAAAGCTTCTTCCCATTCTCACAACACTATATGGAATCAATATACTTCCGGAAACTGGCTACTAGCcattttttggtttgttttgttacttgtttcttccattttctaCTATGATGCTGACTATACCATTCCTCCTGTCCCTCCAAGAAGTAAAACTCCCCATTCTAATCCTGAGACCGAAACCACACATCGCCGTCCAGACCTTGCttctattttaaaaatttctgtttctgGATTTATTGCCttctcttgcttttttacaATGGAGGCATACCAAGCTTCCATCCCCATCTACACCAATTACCTCTACAAGTATTCTCCCTTTCAATCGGGTAACTTCCTTGCTCTTGCATGTCTCATTGATATTCCAtttctccttttcttttctttcctttcaagGTGGGTAGAAGACCGAAAACTTACATTAATAGGTATTCTAATTACGCTCATATCAGTCTCTGTTCATCTCATTGTCAGCAGACTCCATAAAGAGTATCTCCAACTTTACTTcactttgttttctcttatCTTTTTCGGAACTTCCATCGCCTTTTCACCCCTTGTATCTCTTCTCACTAAGCAGCTTCACCCAGATCATCACTTGCTAGCAAGCGTAGTAATTCAAATCAGCATAGCTATTGCAGACACTGTTGGCCCTGTTTTTGGAGGTGCAATTCGTGTGATTTCTTCTCTCGGATTCCTAGCCACTTTACTTGCTTTGAATGCATTGACAGCCTTTTTTATGCTTTGTATTTGGAAAACCGCCAAAGTCAAAATTGGGTag
- the hem1 gene encoding 5-aminolevulinate synthase Hem1: MERVVKLATKRCPFVSKTDATTLRRMMGAGLVRAGAHCPIMGGALPAGDQHAFTGKRGFKSHSKHMAKEPSLEEIHLKAGVSDRSSGMCRHAQAVKEAATKPDEVASIHQETLPGAARQAYGVSPAGAPRFDYETFYEEELQKKLRDKSYRYFNNINRLAHEYPLAHLADPNTRVQVWCSNDYLNMGGHKKVSDAMHRCIDKYGGGAGGTRNIAGHNQHAMRLEESIADLHLKPSALIFGSCYVANDATLSTLGRKLPNCVFLSDEMNHASMIHGIRNSRCEKIIFKHNNLADLEAKLASLPINRPKVIAFESIYSMSGNVAPISEICDLAKKYGALTFLDEVHAVGMYGPRGGGVAEETPGLLDKVDIITGTLAKSYGCVGGYIAGSSRLVDMIRSLAPGFIFTTSLPPHVMVGALTAIEHLKTSNVEREQQRSAVRRVKQSLSEIGIPVLSNDTHIVPAMVGDAEIAKLASDSLLQEHHIYVQSINSPTVNVGTERLRITPTPAHNTEKYVQSLTGAMDQVWRKYKVSRLDGWANRGIDVGRLCKFPVLPFSTSGL, encoded by the coding sequence ATGGAACGCGTCGTGAAACTCGCTACCAAGCGTTGCCCTTTTGTCAGCAAGACTGACGCTACTACCCTTCGCAGAATGATGGGAGCTGGTTTGGTTCGCGCTGGTGCCCATTGTCCCATTATGGGAGGAGCCCTTCCTGCCGGTGACCAGCATGCCTTCACTGGTAAACGTGGATTCAAGTCCCATTCCAAGCACATGGCAAAGGAACCTTCTTTAGAAGAGATCCATTTGAAAGCCGGCGTGAGTGACCGTAGCTCTGGCATGTGTCGTCATGCTCAAGCAGTCAAAGAAGCCGCTACTAAACCCGATGAGGTTGCTTCCATTCATCAAGAAACACTCCCAGGTGCAGCTCGTCAGGCTTATGGTGTTTCCCCTGCGGGTGCCCCCAGGTTCGACTATGAAACCTTTTACGAAGAGGAactccaaaaaaaattacgGGATAAATCGTATCGGTATTTCAACAATATCAATCGCCTAGCGCATGAATATCCACTCGCTCACTTGGCAGACCCAAATACCCGTGTCCAGGTATGGTGCAGCAACGACTATCTCAACATGGGTGGTCACAAAAAGGTAAGCGACGCTATGCATCGTTGCATAGACAAGTACGGAGGAGGAGCCGGGGGTACCCGGAATATTGCAGGGCATAATCAGCATGCTATGCGATTAGAAGAGTCGATCGCCGACTTACATCTAAAACCCTCCGCACTCATTTTTGGCAGTTGTTATGTCGCAAACGATGCTACTCTTTCTACTCTTGGTAGAAAACTGCCAAACTGTGTATTCCTCAGTGACGAAATGAACCATGCTTCTATGATTCATGGAATTCGTAATTCTCGATGTGAGAAAATAATCTTCAAGCATAATAATCTCGCTGATTTGGAAGCCAAGTTGGCCTCTCTCCCTATCAACCGTCCAAAGGTAATTGCCTTTGAATCCATTTACAGCATGAGCGGAAATGTTGCTCCTATTTCCGAGATCTGCGATCTCGCCAAGAAATACGGCGCTCTCACCTTTTTGGACGAAGTTCATGCGGTTGGCATGTATGGCCCTCGTGGCGGTGGTGTTGCTGAAGAGACCCCTGGTTTGCTGGACAAAGTCGATATTATCACGGGAACTTTAGCCAAGTCTTATGGTTGTGTTGGTGGTTACATTGCCGGATCTTCTCGTTTGGTCGACATGATTCGTTCTTTAGCTCCTGGTTTTATCTTTACTACTTCGTTACCTCCTCATGTAATGGTTGGTGCTCTTACAGCAATTGAGCATTTAAAAACATCCAACGTTGAGCGTGAGCAACAACGTTCTGCTGTTCGCCGAGTAAAGCAATCCTTGTCTGAAATTGGAATTCCTGTCCTTTCTAATGATACTCACATCGTTCCAGCTATGGTTGGTGATGCTGAAATAGCCAAGCTCGCTAGTGATTCTTTGTTACAAGAGCATCATATATATGTGCAAAGCATTAATTCGCCTACAGTCAATGTCGGGACTGAACGTCTTCGAATTACTCCAACACCGGCCCACAACACCGAAAAGTACGTTCAAAGCTTGACTGGTGCTATGGACCAAGTATGGCGTAAATACAAGGTCAGCCGCTTGGATGGATGGGCCAATCGTGGCATTGATGTCGGCCGTCTTTGCAAATTTCCCgttcttccattttctaCCTCTGgtttataa
- a CDS encoding small endoribonuclease with 2 transmembrane domain, whose protein sequence is MKPLVSAGLAQGCTGLSLIGIIFLSVLSFLFAHEAEALMHDLAGSGLTGSQVAKTCIGAVVIYTVFFLFCGSQVLVARYQNRVQLS, encoded by the exons ATGAAACCTTTGGTGAGTGCTGGTTTAG CCCAAGGCTGCACAGGCTTGTCGTTGATTGGAATTATCTTTCTCTCTgtcctttcatttttatttgctcATGAAGCTGAAGCTTTGATGCATGACTTGGCTGGTAGTGGCTTAACGGGATCTCAAGTTGCTAAAACTTGCATTGGCGCTGTGGTCATCTATACT gttttctttttgttttgcgGGTCTCAAGTTTTGGTTGCTCGGTATCAAAATCGTGTTCAACTTTCATAG
- the vps54 gene encoding GARP complex subunit Vps54 — MDERSIAPSSSYSYPSTEASFQVPLSQSADPTSSALSFKSLLEDPVNPTFPSYTPTRTEITPVALSPIPIVPSHDFQIYLHQIFHEYARYSKQKQASFHRYVERQTKRLSCNSGSSVHDSHARRNSLSTARGELKSESSYPSSNSDTITFNREELPPSTPSVVDKFPLSTIPSIYFQDDFNLDDPQTFDIASEHVDITQAGDAQHANRKLLLNNSMLQEKISWYLDIVELHLLHEIENASDSFPIIMENLKNLKKDEKTCLQDTHDFLENLNQITKARDEQREAISRQEQSCSQLHELIQSLSFLESLFTLSNQAHQSALDGHFLNAIDGIHSITSQLELKSKQESIDFSSLPAIIDLLEDQHSLYNTISQTVIQKFPEILIQDIRDFSSQKSPSDLLNIYLKKNKKLRANTDPLPLVTDFPPGFIKRLERFIDCLLLTDGLQSGLTIFKTSVFKELESLITQAFAKLNSLHRHTDRRSISTTSLSSLSNSASQSLADGSNESNFNADFYNMLTTIYFTSLEVLRRLGQQLKLLIDILSRKDQEQYHYSVALNDLMTISSELILQKITHINSAHFNASGSFSLQESLKLFTLHSLFYNELENLCGITQNNFMSIVMQELQKWFRNDQLKSTQRIALDYEREKWEAISVSQEVQRMASRIDQCPTNVSDDWIFFQESSLNDIKNSKEEGESALSDTCFLQNQSIHMVSASVRVLESVDQYGHLVYHFPRLSHDFYYGMIELLRTLNSRVYQLILGAGTVRSSGLTRVLGKHIALASQTVTLLQALSTSVFKFLSKNYGIKQTQELLSLENDFNLHHNQITEKFIALMREKSNFCCGQIITVNWVNEEPHDYMKDLIKNLVKLYKVLHRYSEPDCERVIPDVIKMFEDRLQLELTDLVQDPAKWIGIKKDLSFFYDSLSSKCGYVGSAEVLKKFERAIGQNASDKLTT, encoded by the coding sequence ATGGACGAACGCTCAATTGCTCCGTCGTCTTCTTACAGCTATCCATCGACAGAGGCTTCGTTTCAAGTTCCTCTGTCACAATCTGCGGATCCCACATCGTCAGCATTATCCTTTAAGTCTCTTCTAGAGGACCCCGTAAATCCAACGTTTCCGTCGTACACACCTACTCGAACGGAAATTACTCCTGTCGCCCTTTCTCCCATTCCAATTGTTCCAAGCCATGATTTCCAGATATATTTGCATCAAATCTTTCATGAATATGCTCGTTATTCCAAGCAGAAACAAGCTAGTTTTCATCGCTATGTAGAACGTCAAACCAAACGCCTCAGTTGTAACTCTGGTTCTAGTGTGCACGATTCGCACGCACGTCGCAATTCGTTGTCAACAGCTCGAGGTGAGCTCAAAAGCGAGTCCTCGTATCCATCATCGAATTCAGATACCATCACCTTTAACCGTGAGGAGCTTCCACCTTCTACTCCAAGTGTCGTGGACAAATTTCCTCTATCTACTATCCCATCCATATACTTTCAAGACGATTTTAATCTCGATGATCCTCAGACGTTTGACATCGCAAGCGAACATGTCGATATTACTCAGGCTGGAGATGCTCAACATGCTAACCGAAAACTATTATTAAATAACTCCATGTTGCAGGAGAAAATTTCTTGGTATCTTGATATCGTTGAACTTCATTTGTTGCATGAGATTGAGAATGCTAGTGATAGTTTCCCTATCATCATGGAAAATCTTAAAAATcttaaaaaagatgaaaaaaccTGCTTACAAGATACTCATGACTTTTTGGAGAACCTCAATCAAATAACAAAAGCTCGTGATGAACAACGAGAAGCCATTTCTAGACAGGAGCAGTCTTGCTCACAGCTTCATGAATTAATTCAGTCGCTGTCATTTTTGGAGTCGCTCTTTACTTTGAGCAATCAAGCTCACCAATCTGCCCTTGATGGTCATTTCTTGAATGCGATCGATGGGATCCATTCCATCACTTCCCAACTAGAATTAAAATCTAAGCAAGAATCCATCGATTTTAGCTCCTTGCCTGCCATTATCGATCTTTTAGAGGACCAACATTCTCTATACAATACCATATCTCAAACTGTAATCCAGAAATTCCCCGAAATCCTTATTCAAGATATACGCGATTTTTCCTCTCAGAAATCTCCCTCCGATTTATTGAATATctatttgaagaaaaataaaaagttacGGGCGAATACGGATCCTTTACCCCTCGTTACCGACTTTCCTCCTGGTTTTATAAAAAGGCTGGAACGGTTCATTGATTGTCTTCTCCTTACAGATGGTCTCCAATCTGGTTTAACTATATTTAAAACTTCTGTATTCAAAGAACTAGAGTCTCTCATTACACAAGCCTTTGCTAAACTGAATTCTCTACATAGACATACCGATCGTCGAAGTATCAGTACTACGAGCCTCTCCAGCTTATCGAATTCTGCTTCTCAATCCTTAGCGGACGGATCCAATGAAAGTAATTTTAATGCTGATTTTTACAACATGCTCAcaacaatttattttacatCTTTGGAAGTTTTGCGTCGACTGGGGCAACAACTGAAACTGTTAATTGACATCTTATCGAGAAAAGATCAAGAGCAGTATCATTATTCCGTTGCTTTAAACGATTTAATGACGATTAGTTCCGAACtcattttacaaaaaattacaCACATAAACAGCGCTCATTTTAATGCTTCGGgtagtttttctttacaggAGTCTCTAAAGTTGTTTACATTgcattctttgttttataatgaacttgaaaatcTATGTGGCATCACgcaaaacaattttatgTCGATTGTCATGCAAGAACTTCAGAAATGGTTCCGAAACGatcaattgaaaagtaCTCAACGCATTGCTTTAGATTATGAAAGGGAAAAGTGGGAAGCTATTTCAGTTAGCCAAGAAGTGCAGAGAATGGCATCTCGTATTGATCAATGCCCAACTAATGTTTCAGATgattggattttttttcaagaatcAAGTTTGAATGACAtaaaaaactcaaaagaagaaggcGAGTCAGCTTTGTCAGATActtgctttcttcaaaatcaatCAATTCATATGGTTAGTGCTTCGGTACGTGTACTTGAAAGCGTGGATCAATACGGACACTTAGTATATCACTTTCCAAGACTCTCTCATGATTTTTACTATGGCATGATAGAGCTTTTACGAACTTTGAATTCACGAGTGTATCAGCTAATTCTTGGAGCTGGAACTGTACGATCATCAGGACTCACTAGGGTATTGGGAAAGCATATTGCGTTAGCTTCACAAACAGTGACTTTGCTTCAAGCATTGTCAACATCTGTGTTCAAATTTctctcaaaaaattatggGATTAAGCAAACGCAAGAATTGCTCTCCCTCGAAAACGATTTTAACTTACATCATAATCAGATTACTGAAAAGTTTATTGCTCTCATGagagaaaaatcaaactttTGTTGCGGTCAAATTATCACAGTTAACTGGGTTAATGAAGAGCCTCATGATTATATGAAGGACCTTATTAAGAATCTGGTCAAATTGTATAAAGTTTTACACCGTTACTCTGAACCGGATTGCGAACGCGTTATTCCGGATGTCATAAAGATGTTTGAAGACAGATTGCAGCTGGAACTCACAGATCTTGTACAAGATCCTGCAAAATGGATTGgtataaagaaagatttgTCATTTTTTTACGATTCATTATCCAGCAAGTGTGGTTATGTTGGTAGTGCAGAAGTACTCAAAAAATTTGAGCGTGCAATAGGGCAAAATGCCTCTGATAAATTGACTACATGA